From the Candidatus Peregrinibacteria bacterium genome, one window contains:
- a CDS encoding V-type ATP synthase subunit I, producing MAVVRMQRAALVVHKKSLPPVLARLQEHGIFDVSLPIDFEKSSLSYPEEVFSGIESKLANLRFVIRYLTPFAKKPTRFREKFLGEKVESNEQVTLECGSRDFSELIQKCVTLEERENKAKADLLRIAEREKAFSGWGDFDLPLHLSERIASTGIRIGNVDAKDADDFEEKISKEPLCFVQRVSTSPKRVSFVFFFHKSVSETYEEVLREYRFEDMDFGEIIQTVREEFEKMKAMTEELSEKLVSAKREKELLAEELSEIKLAYDALSWEKEQKDVLNKAYCTKESVVLFGWIPEKKFESVRQSILRSEPSADLLKIGKEDGDSPPTELQNKNFIRPFESIVSLFGAPAYSELDPTPYLAPFFVIFFGFCLTDAGYGALMLISLLSAFFLLPLDRSTRDMVRLLIFASISTIILGVIFGGYFGMTYEQLPWFVNPETKYFYGQIFNPVDDMIPFVMAFAYGLGILHLFLGVILSGVNRWKNGKKGDALFASGSLGLIVICALLSAFPSFRSVTPGIIGVLSLFLVWRIGVLDFINEMLSWLSNILSYSRLFALGLATGIIALAFNSIALTLGGMMPLAIGIPVALLILLFGHTLNMALNILGAFVHSARLQFVEFFGKFLEGGGKTFQPLSRKCVYLFDSQR from the coding sequence ATGGCAGTCGTTCGTATGCAAAGAGCGGCACTTGTTGTTCATAAAAAGAGCCTCCCTCCTGTGTTAGCGCGTCTTCAGGAGCATGGGATTTTTGATGTATCCCTTCCTATAGATTTCGAAAAGTCCTCCCTTTCGTATCCAGAAGAAGTGTTTTCTGGAATTGAATCGAAATTAGCGAATCTTCGTTTTGTTATTCGTTACCTTACTCCTTTTGCAAAAAAACCAACGCGATTTCGAGAGAAATTTTTGGGAGAAAAAGTAGAGTCTAATGAGCAGGTAACCCTTGAATGTGGGAGTCGCGATTTTTCTGAGCTTATTCAAAAATGTGTCACTCTGGAGGAGCGAGAAAATAAAGCAAAAGCAGATCTTTTGCGAATTGCAGAACGAGAAAAAGCCTTCTCGGGATGGGGAGATTTCGACCTTCCTCTTCATCTCTCAGAGCGTATCGCCTCGACAGGAATTCGAATTGGGAATGTCGATGCAAAAGATGCTGATGACTTTGAAGAAAAAATTTCGAAAGAGCCTCTCTGCTTTGTTCAGAGAGTTTCCACTTCTCCTAAGCGAGTTTCTTTTGTATTTTTCTTCCACAAGAGTGTTTCTGAAACGTACGAAGAAGTCCTTCGAGAATACCGTTTTGAGGACATGGATTTTGGAGAAATTATACAGACTGTTCGAGAAGAGTTTGAAAAAATGAAAGCAATGACGGAAGAACTTTCGGAAAAATTAGTATCTGCCAAAAGAGAAAAAGAGCTCCTCGCGGAAGAACTTTCTGAAATAAAATTGGCGTATGATGCGCTTTCATGGGAAAAAGAGCAGAAAGATGTTCTGAATAAAGCATATTGCACAAAAGAAAGTGTCGTACTTTTTGGCTGGATTCCCGAAAAAAAGTTTGAATCTGTTCGTCAAAGTATTCTTCGGTCCGAACCTTCTGCCGATCTCCTCAAAATTGGAAAGGAAGATGGAGATTCTCCCCCAACAGAACTTCAGAATAAAAACTTTATACGTCCGTTTGAGAGTATTGTTTCCCTTTTTGGAGCACCCGCCTACTCTGAACTTGATCCCACTCCGTATTTAGCACCTTTCTTTGTTATCTTTTTTGGATTTTGCCTTACCGATGCTGGCTATGGGGCGCTTATGCTCATTAGTCTTTTGAGTGCATTTTTCCTCTTACCACTCGATAGATCTACGAGAGATATGGTGAGACTTCTTATTTTTGCAAGCATTTCTACTATTATTTTGGGAGTTATTTTTGGGGGGTATTTTGGAATGACATACGAGCAGCTTCCATGGTTTGTAAATCCAGAAACAAAATATTTTTATGGACAGATCTTTAATCCCGTTGATGATATGATTCCTTTTGTCATGGCATTTGCGTATGGGCTTGGTATTCTCCATCTCTTTTTAGGGGTAATACTCTCTGGAGTGAATCGCTGGAAAAATGGAAAAAAAGGAGATGCTCTTTTTGCGAGTGGCTCTTTGGGACTCATCGTTATCTGTGCTCTCTTGTCCGCGTTTCCCTCTTTTCGGAGTGTTACCCCTGGTATTATTGGAGTCCTTTCTCTCTTCCTCGTTTGGAGGATTGGAGTATTAGATTTTATTAATGAAATGCTTTCTTGGCTTTCAAACATTCTTTCCTATTCACGACTCTTTGCTCTTGGGCTCGCAACAGGAATTATCGCGCTCGCTTTTAATTCTATTGCGCTTACCTTGGGGGGAATGATGCCCCTTGCTATTGGAATTCCAGTGGCATTGCTAATTCTCCTTTTTGGTCACACACTCAATATGGCACTCAATATTCTGGGAGCATTCGTTCACTCTGCTCGTTTACAGTTTGTGGAGTTTTTTGGAAAGTTTCTAGAAGGAGGAGGGAAAACATTCCAGCCACTTTCACGGAAGTGTGTTTACCTTTTTGATTCTCAACGTTAG
- a CDS encoding glycosyltransferase family 2 protein, translating to MIRQRLAQRASECFPAFLSWGTLLFPAFFLPIFPNIVFGFLLLYVFLWFLRAVEYSFFLLYSYRKYKKNLTKNWKKELEDTSYSSADLSPKEVLHLIIIPTYKESLQVLRDTINAIRKSSFPMEQIYICIATEERDVINGRKNAEILSREYETVFGRFFWIEHPDGLPNEIRGKGANISFAGKRLAEKLTTEGVDFSRVLVTTLDADNRIHSHLLSALTKIYCKTPERHKRAFQPIPLFFNNIWDVPAMNRVVALSSGYWHLIEAGRPDRLRNFSSHSQPLSALAEMNFWDTTTIVEDGRQYWRSYFHFHGSYEVIPIFLPIYQDAVLSQNYFRSLIGQFQQLKRWSWGCSDIAYCFGEIRKEWRYLPKIKTLLQYFRLIEGHYMWATAALFLAIVIPAVKLFAPEVSETVFGTHVALFLSVVFRLALSGIFVSMILTFLMTPSPPKKIRTFDLIWQWALIPFTTIFFGSLPALVTQTQIALGKRMEFNVTEKVRQKEPKTLARGKHS from the coding sequence ATGATACGGCAACGCCTTGCTCAACGGGCATCTGAATGTTTTCCGGCGTTTCTTTCGTGGGGGACACTCCTCTTTCCTGCCTTTTTTCTTCCTATTTTTCCGAATATTGTTTTTGGATTCCTCCTACTCTACGTTTTTCTTTGGTTTTTAAGAGCGGTTGAATATTCTTTTTTTCTTCTCTATTCCTACCGAAAATACAAAAAAAATCTCACGAAAAACTGGAAGAAAGAGCTTGAAGACACATCATATTCTTCTGCAGATTTGTCTCCCAAGGAAGTACTTCACCTTATTATTATTCCCACCTACAAAGAGTCTCTTCAGGTTCTTCGAGATACGATCAACGCCATTAGAAAATCTTCTTTTCCCATGGAACAAATATACATTTGTATTGCGACTGAAGAGCGAGATGTCATAAATGGGAGAAAAAATGCAGAAATTCTTTCGAGAGAATATGAAACTGTTTTTGGGCGTTTCTTTTGGATAGAGCATCCCGATGGACTCCCCAATGAAATCAGAGGAAAAGGAGCAAACATCTCCTTTGCGGGAAAAAGATTGGCAGAAAAGCTAACTACAGAAGGAGTCGACTTTTCTCGCGTACTCGTAACAACACTCGATGCCGACAACCGCATTCATTCTCATCTGCTTTCTGCCCTTACAAAAATCTATTGCAAAACACCAGAACGACATAAAAGAGCTTTTCAGCCGATTCCTCTCTTTTTTAATAATATCTGGGATGTTCCTGCAATGAATAGGGTGGTAGCACTTTCCTCGGGATATTGGCATCTCATTGAAGCAGGGCGTCCAGACCGACTTCGAAACTTTTCAAGCCACAGTCAGCCTCTTTCAGCACTGGCAGAAATGAATTTTTGGGATACAACCACCATTGTTGAGGACGGAAGACAATATTGGAGAAGCTATTTTCATTTCCATGGATCATACGAAGTGATTCCCATTTTTCTTCCTATCTATCAAGATGCGGTACTCAGTCAAAATTATTTCCGATCACTTATAGGGCAATTTCAGCAACTCAAACGTTGGTCATGGGGATGTTCGGATATTGCGTATTGTTTTGGGGAAATTCGAAAGGAATGGAGATATCTTCCAAAAATAAAAACACTTCTTCAGTATTTCCGACTCATAGAGGGGCACTATATGTGGGCAACAGCGGCGCTCTTTTTAGCGATTGTTATTCCCGCTGTTAAACTCTTTGCACCAGAAGTTTCCGAAACCGTATTTGGAACACACGTTGCTCTTTTTCTCTCAGTCGTTTTTCGACTTGCACTCTCTGGTATTTTTGTCTCCATGATTCTCACTTTTCTCATGACACCATCTCCTCCAAAAAAAATACGGACATTCGATCTCATTTGGCAATGGGCGCTCATCCCCTTTACTACTATTTTCTTTGGAAGTCTTCCGGCGCTTGTTACACAAACTCAAATCGCACTCGGGAAACGTATGGAATTTAATGTGACGGAAAAAGTTCGACAAAAAGAGCCAAAAACACTTGCACGTGGCAAGCATTCGTGA
- a CDS encoding bifunctional (p)ppGpp synthetase/guanosine-3',5'-bis(diphosphate) 3'-pyrophosphohydrolase, with the protein MNIPALIEHLFKDKKRKNGAPYTSHFYAVRDILMEAGVDDQDTLDAALLHDVLEDTSLSKAYIKFKFGAEVTSIVEFLSKWERWKTSHCKMKGNLDDMEVIWKHYPESTLIKMADRLHNLQTIDGFKPEKQREYIHETKDLLLPLFRMSIKKNALEKFNAPMQKILQRLEQEVFAIEKRLSLSQEK; encoded by the coding sequence ATGAACATTCCCGCCTTAATCGAACACCTCTTCAAAGACAAAAAAAGAAAAAATGGAGCGCCCTACACAAGCCATTTTTATGCGGTTCGGGATATTTTGATGGAAGCAGGTGTGGATGATCAAGACACTCTGGACGCGGCTCTTCTTCATGATGTTTTGGAAGACACTTCCCTTTCCAAAGCATATATCAAGTTTAAGTTTGGAGCAGAAGTGACTTCTATTGTTGAATTTCTTTCAAAATGGGAAAGATGGAAAACTTCTCACTGCAAAATGAAAGGAAATTTAGATGATATGGAAGTGATTTGGAAACACTACCCTGAATCAACGCTCATTAAAATGGCAGATCGTCTTCATAATCTTCAGACGATTGATGGATTTAAACCAGAAAAACAACGAGAGTATATTCACGAAACCAAAGATTTACTCCTTCCACTTTTTCGAATGAGTATCAAGAAGAATGCCTTGGAAAAATTTAACGCTCCAATGCAGAAAATTCTTCAGCGATTAGAACAAGAAGTTTTTGCTATTGAAAAGCGCCTTTCTCTTTCTCAAGAAAAATGA
- a CDS encoding nucleotidyl transferase AbiEii/AbiGii toxin family protein, protein MINLIQILEEYPKHLYSHRESILKEYLQYKILQSIFDSKFEKKLAFLGGTALRIVHGSTRFSEDLDFDNFDLSETEFIELGEIIKKDLEAEGLEVEISTKTKNAYRIKIRIPQLLFNEGLASVPEQKILIQVDTVPQNFEYTPDRFVLNKFEVFANIATVPKDLLLAQKLYACVNRNRIMGRDFFDVVFLYGIGAKPNFEYLKKNLGTKNEKELREYLLEKTADFNFKELSKDVAPFLFYQKDRNKVEMFPDFIKHSL, encoded by the coding sequence ATGATTAATCTCATTCAAATTTTAGAAGAGTATCCAAAGCATTTGTATTCTCATCGTGAGAGTATTTTGAAGGAATATCTACAATACAAGATTTTGCAAAGTATTTTTGATAGCAAATTTGAGAAGAAATTAGCTTTTCTCGGCGGTACGGCACTCAGAATTGTACACGGCAGTACCCGATTTTCCGAAGATCTTGATTTTGATAATTTTGATCTTAGCGAAACAGAATTCATTGAGCTGGGTGAGATTATTAAGAAAGATTTAGAGGCTGAAGGGTTGGAAGTTGAAATCAGCACAAAAACTAAAAACGCCTATCGGATCAAGATTCGTATTCCGCAATTACTTTTCAATGAAGGATTGGCTTCCGTGCCTGAACAAAAAATCCTGATTCAGGTTGATACGGTTCCACAAAACTTTGAATACACACCAGACAGGTTTGTTTTGAATAAATTTGAAGTATTCGCCAATATTGCCACTGTGCCCAAGGATTTACTTTTGGCACAAAAACTTTATGCTTGTGTGAACAGAAATCGGATCATGGGAAGGGATTTCTTTGATGTTGTGTTTTTGTATGGCATTGGAGCCAAGCCAAATTTCGAATATTTAAAAAAGAATCTTGGGACAAAAAATGAAAAGGAATTGAGAGAATATTTACTAGAAAAAACTGCTGATTTTAATTTTAAAGAGTTGTCAAAAGATGTGGCTCCATTTCTATTTTATCAAAAAGATAGAAATAAAGTGGAAATGTTTCCTGATTTTATCAAGCACAGTTTGTAG
- a CDS encoding type IV toxin-antitoxin system AbiEi family antitoxin domain-containing protein, giving the protein MSYKRKIMNTIDFQKQFQPYQVFSLQDVKKFFPDFSYRQIDRWEKKGYLIKIKQGFYTLADQDINQSFSFLVANRIYYPSCISLEKALKYYGLIPEEVFQITSVSTKKTAEFDTPIGNFGYRHISPKLFWGYKLVKIDDSKFLIAEPEKAILDYLYLNPRLKTVDDFEGMRINEDSFVEYIDIKKFQRYLEAFNNKALAKRANTFLNIIQND; this is encoded by the coding sequence ATGTCCTATAAAAGAAAAATTATGAATACAATTGATTTTCAAAAGCAATTTCAACCTTATCAAGTTTTTTCTTTGCAAGATGTAAAGAAGTTTTTTCCTGATTTTTCATATCGACAAATTGATCGCTGGGAAAAGAAAGGATATTTGATAAAAATTAAGCAAGGTTTTTACACCTTGGCAGATCAAGATATAAATCAAAGTTTTTCATTTTTGGTGGCAAATCGGATTTATTATCCCTCTTGTATTTCGCTAGAAAAGGCTTTGAAGTATTATGGACTGATTCCTGAGGAAGTTTTTCAAATCACTTCTGTAAGCACCAAGAAGACTGCAGAATTCGACACACCTATTGGTAATTTTGGCTATCGTCATATTTCTCCCAAGCTTTTTTGGGGATATAAGTTAGTAAAAATTGATGATTCCAAGTTTTTAATTGCTGAGCCAGAAAAGGCAATCTTGGATTACTTATATCTCAATCCTCGTCTCAAGACAGTAGATGATTTTGAAGGAATGAGGATAAATGAAGATTCTTTTGTTGAATACATCGATATTAAGAAGTTCCAAAGGTATCTTGAGGCTTTTAATAATAAGGCACTTGCAAAACGCGCAAACACTTTTTTAAACATCATTCAAAATGATTAA
- the aroC gene encoding chorismate synthase, whose translation MNTFGTHFRLTTFGESHGIALGAVIDGCPAGLLISVEEITTELARRRPGQSDMATPRNESDTPEILSGIFEGKTIGTPIAIIVRNSDQKSKDYSVLKEVFRPGHADEVWDQKYQHRDHRGGGRQSGRETLSRVIGGAIAKKLLKTASKTEIFAHVVQLGNIRAETFQKEEIEKNLIRCGDAKAAQKMEELVRQTKQEGDSLGALVEIVVKNPPKLCGSPVFGKIEGEFAKALLSIGTTRSFEFGEGLQVAHRFGSEQNPKQEGISGGITTGETIRLRVAIKPPPSIGKAQKMKKSEGGTIETSVTGRHDPTIAPRFVPVAESMIALVLADALLAPPERTNLLFRTS comes from the coding sequence ATGAACACATTTGGAACACATTTTCGGCTCACCACTTTTGGAGAATCTCATGGAATTGCCCTCGGAGCTGTTATTGATGGATGTCCGGCAGGCTTACTCATTTCTGTAGAAGAAATTACCACGGAACTTGCTCGCAGAAGACCAGGACAGAGCGATATGGCAACTCCTCGAAATGAATCGGATACACCAGAAATTTTGAGTGGTATCTTTGAAGGAAAAACCATTGGAACACCCATTGCGATTATTGTTCGCAATAGCGACCAAAAATCGAAAGATTATTCCGTACTCAAAGAAGTTTTTAGACCAGGGCATGCGGATGAAGTGTGGGATCAAAAATACCAACATCGAGATCACCGCGGAGGTGGACGACAAAGCGGACGTGAAACGCTTTCACGCGTTATTGGCGGTGCTATTGCAAAAAAACTCTTAAAAACGGCAAGCAAAACAGAAATTTTTGCCCACGTGGTGCAACTGGGAAACATTCGTGCAGAAACATTTCAAAAAGAAGAAATTGAAAAAAATCTTATTCGCTGTGGAGATGCCAAGGCAGCACAAAAAATGGAAGAACTCGTGCGACAGACAAAACAAGAAGGTGATTCTCTTGGCGCGCTTGTAGAAATTGTAGTAAAAAATCCCCCAAAACTTTGTGGTAGTCCGGTTTTTGGAAAAATAGAAGGGGAATTTGCAAAAGCTTTACTCAGCATTGGCACCACAAGAAGCTTTGAATTTGGCGAAGGCTTACAAGTGGCACACCGGTTTGGAAGCGAACAAAATCCAAAACAAGAAGGAATATCGGGTGGCATCACTACCGGAGAAACTATCCGACTCCGTGTTGCCATTAAACCGCCTCCCTCCATTGGAAAAGCACAAAAGATGAAAAAGTCAGAGGGAGGAACAATAGAAACCTCCGTCACTGGACGACACGACCCCACCATCGCCCCACGATTCGTACCAGTTGCCGAAAGCATGATTGCCCTTGTCCTTGCCGATGCTTTACTCGCTCCACCAGAACGAACAAATCTTCTTTTTCGCACTTCGTGA
- a CDS encoding prepilin peptidase, producing the protein MTFLLFFAIGLFFGSFANVISIRLHNKKPGIMNGKSECPLCKHPLSWYENIPLFAFLLQKGKSRCCKTPISYWYPTSELLFGLLFGITGMLTSLDDPFLLVWRILLVFSLGIFLLSDIRFFEIPDEVSLPTIGFLIVASLVFPILPMHAPPPFLGEALFGALIVYGFFTLQILTPAFLTSLKRGTTSAFFSAISSVFLFPLWILAKLFFLAGYLEKKFPEETEEDDFLSWIGGGDLRIALIIGLALGWKIGLLAVFLSYLLGTLIALPLISLKKYTTKSLIPFGPMLATSLFLCLFWGEEILRFYLSFLYGKV; encoded by the coding sequence GTGACTTTTCTCCTCTTTTTTGCCATTGGACTTTTTTTTGGAAGTTTTGCGAATGTCATTTCCATTCGCCTTCATAACAAAAAACCAGGAATTATGAATGGAAAAAGCGAATGCCCACTCTGCAAACATCCCCTTTCGTGGTACGAAAACATTCCTCTTTTTGCTTTTCTTTTACAAAAAGGAAAGAGTCGCTGTTGTAAAACTCCCATTTCGTATTGGTATCCAACATCAGAACTCCTCTTTGGATTGCTCTTTGGTATCACCGGAATGCTCACATCACTTGATGATCCTTTCCTCCTTGTATGGCGGATTCTTCTCGTATTTTCCCTCGGCATCTTTCTCTTGTCGGACATTCGGTTTTTCGAAATTCCAGATGAAGTATCTCTTCCTACTATTGGTTTTCTTATCGTTGCCTCTCTCGTGTTTCCCATTTTACCAATGCACGCACCTCCTCCGTTTCTTGGAGAAGCGCTTTTTGGGGCACTCATTGTATATGGGTTTTTTACACTTCAAATTTTGACTCCCGCTTTTTTGACATCGCTTAAACGTGGTACAACATCTGCATTTTTTTCTGCTATTTCTTCCGTATTCCTTTTTCCATTATGGATTCTGGCAAAACTCTTTTTCCTGGCAGGGTATCTCGAAAAAAAATTCCCAGAAGAAACAGAAGAGGACGATTTCCTCTCGTGGATTGGTGGAGGCGATTTACGCATTGCACTCATTATAGGGCTTGCACTCGGATGGAAGATTGGGCTTCTTGCTGTCTTTTTGAGCTACCTTCTTGGAACGCTTATTGCGCTTCCCCTTATTTCTCTCAAAAAATATACAACAAAGTCACTCATCCCCTTTGGTCCTATGCTCGCCACCTCTCTTTTTCTCTGTCTCTTTTGGGGAGAAGAAATCCTCAGATTCTATCTCTCATTTCTCTACGGAAAAGTTTAG
- a CDS encoding uridine monophosphate kinase: protein MTRYLLKISGEMLGETGFSSDKVSLLVEEIVLAKKVAGAEIAVVVGGGNIWRGRDSKAFGFSPAKSDRIGMGATVLNAAVLKEMFHSKNILADVFVPHAVPLLGKSHCIEDEIQSLKAGNIVLFAGGTGSPFFTTDSAAIVRALEIQADAVLKGTKVDGVYDEDPEKNPSAKRFDTLSYNDAIQMGLKVMDGTAFSLAREYKMPLFVFDAFQKGAISEAVQGRGRGTWVRTER from the coding sequence ATGACACGTTACCTTTTGAAAATTTCTGGAGAAATGCTTGGAGAAACAGGGTTTTCCTCTGATAAGGTCTCTCTTCTTGTAGAAGAGATTGTTCTTGCAAAAAAGGTAGCTGGAGCCGAAATAGCGGTGGTAGTGGGCGGAGGGAACATTTGGCGCGGACGAGATTCGAAAGCATTCGGATTTTCTCCTGCTAAGTCCGATCGTATTGGAATGGGTGCAACCGTTCTCAATGCCGCCGTACTCAAGGAGATGTTTCACAGTAAGAATATTTTGGCAGACGTTTTTGTTCCTCACGCTGTTCCTCTTTTAGGAAAATCACACTGCATTGAAGATGAAATTCAGAGCCTAAAAGCGGGAAATATTGTCCTTTTTGCTGGCGGTACAGGATCTCCTTTCTTTACGACTGATTCGGCCGCCATTGTGCGAGCACTTGAAATTCAGGCAGATGCAGTGCTTAAGGGGACGAAAGTCGATGGTGTTTATGATGAGGATCCTGAAAAAAATCCATCCGCAAAACGTTTCGATACTCTTTCTTATAATGATGCTATACAGATGGGACTCAAGGTGATGGATGGAACCGCATTTTCTTTAGCACGCGAGTACAAGATGCCTCTTTTTGTTTTTGATGCATTCCAGAAAGGCGCTATTTCCGAAGCAGTTCAAGGAAGAGGAAGGGGAACATGGGTACGAACCGAGCGCTAA
- the rpsP gene encoding 30S ribosomal protein S16 → MLVIRMQRTGRKNAPFYHIVVAEKSKPVQGKFLERLGYYNPLVQPKDISLQKERVEYWISVGAQPSQTVARLCTKNGISQAEKFIKARAQKPSKAEEEAAKKKAEAEEAQKKATEEEAQKKAEEEKTQAEAISSETSEASKETPEKAETESE, encoded by the coding sequence GTGCTTGTTATTCGAATGCAGCGTACCGGTCGTAAAAATGCACCTTTTTACCACATTGTGGTTGCCGAAAAATCTAAACCAGTACAGGGAAAGTTTCTTGAACGACTTGGATACTACAACCCACTTGTTCAACCAAAAGACATTTCCCTTCAAAAGGAACGTGTTGAATACTGGATTTCAGTAGGAGCTCAGCCAAGCCAAACAGTAGCACGCCTTTGTACAAAAAACGGTATCTCTCAAGCAGAAAAATTTATAAAAGCACGAGCTCAAAAGCCTTCTAAGGCAGAGGAAGAAGCCGCCAAGAAAAAGGCGGAGGCAGAGGAGGCACAAAAGAAAGCTACAGAGGAAGAAGCGCAAAAAAAGGCAGAAGAGGAGAAAACTCAGGCTGAAGCAATTTCCTCAGAAACCTCAGAAGCTTCGAAAGAGACACCAGAAAAAGCAGAGACGGAATCGGAATAA
- a CDS encoding KH domain-containing protein translates to MPERTISPEEQFLLFVVRAMVEHPEDVSITRTIDELGTLLSLHVNPTDAGKIIGKGGQTIKALRILLRVVGAKDNGSRINLRLEDSSSPFE, encoded by the coding sequence ATGCCAGAACGTACTATCTCACCGGAAGAGCAATTTCTTCTTTTTGTTGTTCGGGCAATGGTAGAGCATCCCGAAGATGTTTCCATTACGAGGACCATTGATGAACTTGGCACTCTCCTCTCTCTTCATGTAAACCCCACTGATGCCGGAAAAATTATTGGCAAAGGAGGTCAGACCATAAAAGCACTTCGGATTCTTTTGCGTGTTGTTGGAGCGAAAGACAATGGAAGTCGAATTAACCTTCGACTTGAAGATTCCTCTTCTCCTTTCGAATGA